The sequence below is a genomic window from Actinokineospora baliensis.
ATTGGCCCGCGAGCAGCTTGAGCAGGGTCGACTTGCCCGCGCCGTTGACGCCGACCAGCCCGGTGAACCCGGTGCCGACGGTGAACGACACCCCGTCGAATACGGGGGTGTCGTCCGGCCAGGAGAACACGAGGTCGGTGCAGGTGATTGCCATCGCCGACCACGGTAGGCAGCGATCCCGCCGAGCACCAACCGGTTATCCCAGGGCTACGGCACGGCGACCACGGTCAGCGGCTTGCGCGCGCTCAGATCGCACGTCGGAGCCGTGCTGTCGACGCGGTCCCCGTTCTCCGCGAAGCAGAACGAGCCCGTCGCACCGTCGAACATCTGCGCGCCCTGGCCGGTGTGCATCACGCGCGAGCGGGCCAAGACCTCCGTGGCGTCCAGTTTCCTGCCCTCGGCGAGGACCTTGTTGATCCAGGAATCGACGACTTTCAGCGCGTCCCAGGCGTTGGCCGCCCACCCGGTGCTCAGGTCGGCGGGGTTGAAGTCGAGGTCGTTCATCGCGGCCTTGAGGTCCTGGAACTGCGGGCGGGAGTTCTCCTGGGACAGCGGCGTGTAGCGGATCGAGAACCGCCCGCCGGGCTCGAGCAGGTTGTTCACCCGCTGGATGCCCCAAGAGTCGATCGCCGTCTTGTCCGATCCGGCCAGTTTCAGGATGGCGGCGTCCGAGGTGGACAGCACGGTGATGTGGCCGCAGGTGTTGTCCTTGACCAGTTCGTCGAACAGCCGCGACAGGTAGCGCGACCTGCCCGCGTAGAACACCGTCGCGGAGCCGTTCGCCGTCGGGCACAGGGGGTCGAGCGCGATGGCGGTTCCGAAATCAAGCTTCTTGTGCTGGATGTCGTTGTCGTTCAGCAACTGGGCGGTCGCCTCAGCACCGGACTTGGTGTAGGTGTCCGTGTCATCGGCGTAGCGCATGAGCAGCACGGACTCCGAAGGGGGAATGGGTTTGGCCAGGAGCGCTTGCACCTGATCGCGGTTCGAGTAGGCGATCCGGCGGAAGTCCCGCGTGGTCCCCACGTTGGTCGCGGTGACCACATCGGACACCATGGGGATCTCCTTCTCCGACAGGGTGCGGGTGATCTCGGCGAGCTCGCTCGTGCTCAACCCGAGGCCGATGGCCGCGACCAGCGGTTGTTCCTGGTCGTCGCGCAGCTCGACCACCTGGTCGAGCACCGTCTTCCACTGCTTCTCCGCCGTACCCAGGTGCGCCAGCACCAACCGCACGGCGTAGGGCCGGTCGCGGTTGATGCGCTGCTGGGCAGCGGCCGCCCCCTCGAGCTGGTGCACCAGCCGCGGCCCGGACAGGTCTGAGGTGAAGGTCGCCACGAACGCCACGGTGACAGCGGGTTTCTCGATCGCGGCGTTCTGCTCGGCGATCTTGGCCTCGACCCTGTCGAGCGCGCCGCGGGTGTCGTCGCCGAAGTCGTCGCTCAAGGCGCCGGAGAACTCGTAGCCACCGTCGGTGATCCCCACGCACTCGCCGTCGGAGCGGGAGATGCCCAGGTCGAAGCCGCCGCCCAGGCAGGTGAGGTAGCCCCACGACGAGGCGACGGCCACGACCGGGGCGGCGAGGAGACCGAGGACGACGGTGATCACGACCCGGCGGCTGGGAGCCGGTCGGATCTGGCCGGGCCGCCGCTTGCGGAAAACCCGGCGGTCGAAGCCGTACCAGATCACGCCCGCCCAGAGCAGCAGCGCGACGGCGGAGATCAGCAGGGCGATCACGCGGTCTCCTTCTCGTGGTCGGGGCAGGTGATGTGCCGCCACGCGCGGACCGCGTCCTGGTGGGCCTTGCTCTCCTCGACCAGTTCGGCGTAGCCGCCCGCGGAGTGCTTGAGGACCGCGAGCAGCTCGGCGGCGACGATGGCGTGCAGGTCGGCGCGCTCGGTCACCGCGAAGGGGTCGTTGACCCCCTGCCAGGCCAGCACGAGCGTGCCGACACCCGCGGTCACCGGGTCCAGGTCGGCGAGGGTCTCCTTCGCCGCGGCGAGCCGCTCGGACCAAACGGGGGCGCAGTCGGCGGCGGGCGGTGCGGGGGCGGTGGCCAGGTCACGGACGTGCTCGAGCCACTCCGCGCCGTCCGTGCTGGTCAGCGCCTCGGTCACCTTGACAGCCACCTCGCGCACCTCGCCAACCGACAACAGGTGCGGCAGCGCCCGCACGCGCGGCGGGGAGCCCGCAGGGCCCGGGTCCGCCTGGGCCAGGTAGCGGTGCACGGCGTTCCAGGACCGGAAGTGCCCAGGTGGCAGCGCGGCCAGGCGGCGGTGGAGCAGGGCCCGGGTCAGCGGGTGCATAGTGCGCCGATCGCCCGTACCCACCTCGAACAGCGCCGCGATGAGGGCCAGTTTCTCCTCGTGGGTACCCGACACCAGCACGCTCTCGCTTGACGCCAGCACCTCGGCCTCGGCCCAGTCCCGGGCGGCGGAAAGGACGGCCAGGTTGTCCGACGACGTCCCGGGGGGCGGCAGGAGCATGCCCTCGATCAGCTCGACCACCGGGCGCGGTGCCTGCCTCGGTGCCCGGTCGTCGACCACGAGCCTGCTCAGGAGCTGTCCGGGGCAGGCGTCGTTCGGGGCGGCCGCCAGGGCGGCCCGGGCCAGCGCGGTCGTGGCACCCGGGTGGCCGCGGGTCAGCGGCCTGAGCACCTGGACCAGCCGGTCGCGCTGATCGGCGGGCACCTTCAGCGCGCTCGTCAGGTCGAACATCTCGGTGTCGGTCAGGTCGCGCAGGGGCAGGGTGACGCCAGCCGCACCCGCCGCCCGCCCGGTGGCGACGACGGTGAGCCGGGTCGGCTCCGGTCGCTCCTGCCGGTAGAGCCGCAGGAACTCCAGCGCGGGCTCGCGGTCGGCGTTGTCCAGCAGCAACACCGGGTCGAGCGACGAACCGCGCCGGGTGGTGGCCCGGACATCGGCGAGGAACGCCTCGAACAGCACCTCAACCACCCGGTCACGACCCGCGTCGCCCGCGTAGCGCCACTGGTCGTTGAGCGAGACCAGTTCCATCACCGGGTCGTTGCGCAGGCCCCGGTCCTGGTGGCCGTACCAGTGCTGACCGGCGCGCAGGGTCAGCCGCCCGCCGAACCGACCGCTGCTGAGCCCGGCCAGCAGCACCCGGGCCATCGGTTGCAGCGCGATGGTGGGCAAGCCCAGCGCCCGCAACGGCTCGCTCAGCAGCGCGTCCAACTGCTGCGTGAGCTCGGTGGTGTTCTTCACCCTGGCCAGCTCGCGGCGGACCTTGTCCGCCTGCGCCCGCAGGTCGTTGGCGGGCAGCGCCATGGTGGTCACCAGGCGGCCGACCACGAACCGGGAGAAGCTCCAGCGGGTGGCGAGCCTGCCGAAGTCGACGACCAGCGCCGACAGCAGGTCCAGCACGCCCGCTTCCGGCTTGAGCTCGTGGACGTCCCTGCGCACGTGCGGTTCTTCGCCGAGCCGCGCGGCGACCTCGGCGAGCACCGCGGTCCGCCCGGACCCGCCGGGGCCGACCAGCAGCAGCGCGGGCCGCTGGCCGGGATCCGGGTCGTCCGGCAACCGCCCGTCGACCACCAACCGCACGACCCGGTCCAGCAGGTCCGCCCGTCCGACCAAGGCCATCGGCACCCCTCACGGCGTCGCGGGCCAGGCGCGCCCGTTGCCGTGAAAGACGCCGTCGGGTGTACGGGGATTACCGTCCTGGGCGAACTTCACCCGGAAAGCCCAAAGTTCGACGATCGACGTCCCGGCCGACCGCGCTGGGCAGCCCCCGAATCCAGTCTACGCAAGGGGGACCGACAAAACCGGGCCGCGCAGGCGAGGCACCTGTGGACAACTCGAGTTGTCCACAGTCTGTCCAGCCGCCGAGCGCACCGACCGGCTTTCCTTCAGTAGACTGGATTCGGGGGCTGCTGAGCGCGGCCCGCCTAGCGGGACAACAGGTCCGCGGCCCGTTCGCCGATCATGACGGCGGGGGCGTTGGTGTTGCCGGTCGGCACGGTGGGCATGACCGAGGCGTCGGCGACGGTGAGCCCGGTGAGGCCGTGGACGGCGAGGTCGGGGCCGACGACGGCGAGGGGGTCGGCGCCCATCTTGCAGGTGCCGACCTGGTGGTGGTAGGTGATCGCGGTGCGGCGGACGTACTCCTCGACGTCGGTGCCCGCCGACGGGTACAGCTCGCGGGCGCCCCACTCCTCGGCGAGGGCGGGCGCCGCGCCGAGGCGGCGGCACTGCTCGACGGAGGCGATGAGGCTGGCGAGGTCGTCGGGGTGCTCGAGGGCGGCGAGGTCGATCAGCGGCTCGTCGGCGACGCCGGGGCCCGACAGGCGCAGGCTGCCCCGGCTGCGCGGCGTCACCATGCCCGCCATCAGCGAGAACCCGGTGGGCGGCCCGGACATCCACGGCTCGTACATCGGCACGCTGAAGTGGATCGGCTGCGTGTCCGGCAGCGCCAGGTCCGGCCTGCTGCGCCAGAACAGGTGCGTCTGGGTCACCGAGCGGCCGCTCACCGGCGGTTCGACCTCGCGGCGGTCGGTCGCGAAGATCACCGGGGACAGCAGGTGGTCGTGCAAGTTCTCGCCGACCCCGGGCAGGTCGGCCACCACGTCGATCCCCAGCACGCGCAGGTCACCCGCGGGCCCGACCCCGCTGCGGAGCAGGATCGTGGGGGACGCGAGCGCACCAGCCGACAGCACCACCCGGTCGGCGCGCAACTCCCGCAGCTCACCATCGACCTCGGCGAGCACACCGACCGCGCGAGTGCCTTCGAACAGCACGCGGTGCACGATTGATCCCGTGTGGACGGTGAACAAAGGACTATCGAGGATCGGCTCCCCGTAAGCGATCCAGGTGTTGATGCGACGACCGTCGCGGGCGGTGATCTGCTCGACCGACACGCCGTCGAGCTCACCCGCGTTGTAGTCGGGGTTGAACCCGATCCCGATCTGCACCGCTGCGTCCACAATGGACCGCTGGATGGGGTGCAGCGGTTCGTTGGCGGTGACCGGGAGCAGGTCGTTCTCGATCCGCTCGTACACCGCCCGCACGTCCGCCCACGCCCACCCCGGCTGCCCCCACCCGTCGTAGTCGGCGGCGGCACCGCGGACCCAGATCATCGCGTTGAGCGCGTGCGACCCGCCGAGCACCTTGCCGCGCGGCAGGTGCAGGCGGCGGTTGGCGGCGTGCGGCTGCGGCACGGTGTGGTGGTCCCAGTCCTGCGGCCCGTGCCACAGCTCCCCCGCGCGCGCCGGGTCGTGGATGGCCGGGTTGGTGTCCCGGTCGCCCGCCTCCAGCAGCGTGACCCGCGCCCCCGCGTCGACCAGCCGCCGCGCCACGACCGAGCCCGCCGAGCCCGCTCCGACCACGATGACGTCCATGTGCCCGCCCTTCCCTGTGTGCGTGGCCACAGCTTGGCAACGGCGCACCCGCCCCGGCTGCCCCCGGAGCGGATCGATTCGCCAGCGGACAACGACCGTGCGGCGCCGGACAACACCGGGCGGTCACGCTCGGTCACGACAGGGTGCCGAGCACCCAGCCCGTGATGAACCCGATGACCAGCAGCCACAGCCCGAACCGGGCCGCCTGCCCCGGTGAGAACAACATCGCCATCTCGCCCCTCCTCGACCAGCCGGATCCCGACGCTTCTCATGGTGGCGCGCCGGGGTGGGGGTGCCGAGGGGTTTCCTGTCGCCTGGGCGGTGCCTGGCCGGGAAACCCGCGCGGCATGACAAGTGCCGGACAACTCCTGGTCAACTGGACACGCGGCGGCCGAGGCCCGGTTCAATCGGACCGTGCACCCACTAGCCGCCGACCTCAGGACGCTGCGCCGGGGCAGGGCCGTGCACGCGACCCCGCTGCCGCCGCGCCTGGGCCCCGCGCTGCGCGCCCTGTGCGCCGTCACCCCCGCCGACGACGACGTCGCCGCCCGCACCAAGGTGGTCGACACGCTCACCGAGCTCGCCGAGAAGCTCCCCGACGACCTCCGCCTCTGCTTCACCGCGGCGTTCGCCCTGTCCGAGGAGACCCGCCAGCCCTTCTACGTCGACCGGCTGGCCTGGGCGGGCGCCCAGCTCAGCCGGGAGAGCCGCACCATCCGCCGCCGGGTGGACGAGAGCATCCACACCGTCAGCCAGCTGGCCGGGTCGCGGCCCCGGCCGAGCTGGCACACCGAGGAGCTGCGCACGGTGGTCACGCTGACCGCCGAGCCCGAGGTGTTCGAGTTCCGCAGGCTGGTCGCCGACACCGAGATCACCGACGTCGACCTGGGCTGGTCGACCAAGGCCGGGGTCGAGGACCTGGCGATAGACCTGATCCACGGCGGCGTCCTGACCGACCGCGTCCGCAAGGCCCGCAACCGCGTCGCCACCACGGTCCGGCTCCCGGTGCCGTTGCGCGCGGGCCAGATCCACGACCTAGCCGTGCGACTGCGCCCCCGACCGATGCACCGGCACTACGTGTGCACGCCGCACACCCGCTGCCAGCTGTTCACGCTGCGCGTGGCGTTCTCATTGGCGGACGTGCCGGACCAGGTCCTGCTGCTCGACGGCGTGCCACCGGGCGAGGTGGAGGACGACCTGGCCGCCCACCACCAGCTGCCCGTGGATGGAACAGGGCAGATCACCGTGACCTTCACCGACCTGACGCCGCACCTGTCCTACGGCCTGCGCTGGTAGCCCTTGTCCACAACGGCCCTTTTCTTCCCCAGCCGCGACTTTCAGCCTGGGCCACGGGGTGGGGCGCTCGGTAGGCTGGATTCGGGGGCTGCTGGGAGCGGTTCGATCTTGTGCGCTTTCGTTGGCTCGCGGCCCAACCGGCCCGCCGCGACAGCCACGTGCTCCTGACCACCGGAACCTTGTCGCGCACCTGAGCGAGTACCGGTTGGTGTCGCGGGCGAACAGCAGGCCGGACAAGGCTTCGAGAACCCAGGCGCGTGCTGAGCAGCCCCCGAATCCAGCCTACTCGCGGGGACTGGCACTTCGGCGAGCCGAGCGAGGTGCCTGTGGACAACTCCGCGCGCAGCCTCAGGCAGGCAGTACCCGGCAAGATCAAGTGTCGCGAGCAGCCCCCGAATCCATTCTACGCAAGGGGAATCGGGGAACGCACATGGCGGACGGCGGCCTGTGGACAACGTCCGGGCACGGCTGCGGCGGGACGCAGAGCCCGCAAGATCGACTGTGCTGAGCTCCCCCCGAATCCAGGGTACGCGGGGAAGGTGGAGGATCGGGGTACGCCGGGGAGGGCTGTGGACAACCCGGAGTTGTCCACAAGGGACCGACCGCGGGAAAGCACCAGCCGGGTTCGCTCGCGTAGAATGGATTCGGGGGCGACTCAGCACAGTCGATCATGGCCACGGTCAGCCGGAGGCCAGGGAGCGGCGGACCTTCTCCTCTCCCAGCACCTCCGGCAGCAGCCGCGTCTCCTGTCGGTCCGCTTCCCCCCAGTGCGCCCGCGAAGCCGCGACGTCCCCTCGCACCGCGGCGACGTTGCCCAACCCCGTCAGTGCGCGGGCCAGTTCGTAAGCGCTGCCCGCCAGTTCCGCCAAGCCGCACGCCTCCCGGTATAGGCGCACCGCCTCGTCGAGTCTGCCCGCGTTGTAGTGGATCCAGGCCAGGCAGTTGAGGGCCATCAGCACGTCCACCGGTTGCTGGTCGGGTTGTGCCCGCGCGCGTTCCGCGTGTTCGAGCGCCTCGTCATACCGTTCCAGCATGGTCAGGGCCAGGGCGATCCCGCGGGAGGCGATGGCCACGTTCCGCATCCGCCCGGCGGTCCGGTACGCGGCGAGCGCCTCCTCGAGGTCGTGCGCGGTCACCTCGGGTTCGCCGTGGTAGAGGCGGGCCCAGGCGAGGCTGGACAGGGCGTCGGTGCGGCCCCAGGTGTTGCGGGCGGCGGTGAAGGCCGCCAGGGCGCGTTCGTGGCAGGAGATGGCGTCGGTGATGCGGCCCGCGTCGATGTAGGCCATGCCCAGGTTGTTGAGGATCATGCCGGTGGCCGACAGGTCACCTAGGGCGTCGGTGGCGTCGAGGGCCCGGGTGTGGGTGGCCAGCCAGGGCTCGTAGAGCTTGTCGCGGAAGAAGAAGGCGCGGAGGACGAAGGCGAGCTGCCAGCACGCCGTGTGCAGTTCGCGGGTCGCGGCCAGGTCGACGACGCGTTCGAGGGTGGGCCACTGGGCCCGCAGCCAGGTCAGGGCCGCCTCTGGGTCGGCGAAGGGCGGCAGCGGGGTGTGGTCGATCGCGGGGCGGTAGCGGGACGGTTCGAGGGTCTTGTCGGCGGCTATGACCTTGGCCAAGGCGTAGTCGACTAGGCGGACCACTGCGACCGCTTGGCCCTCCTCGGCGGGTTTGGCGTGCCGGGCGGCGAAGGCGCGCACTAGGTCGTGCACCCCGATGTGGCCTACGTCGTCGACGGTGATCAGGCTGGCGTCGTGCAGGCGGTCGAGTAGGACCTCGGCCTCGCCTATAGGCAGAGCGGCCATTGCCTCGACAGCAGGGACCTCCAGCACGGGACCGGGATGCACGGCCAGCAGCCCGAACAAAGCGCGCTCCTTGTCGGTCAGTGCTGCGTAGGACACGGCGAAGGCCGCGGCGACCGCGCGTTCACCGTCGTCGAGGGCGAGCAGGCGGGTTCGTTCGTCGGCGAGGCGGTCGCGCAGCCGGGCGCCCGTGCCCGACGCCAAGCGGGCGGCGGCGATGCGGATCGCCAGCGGCAGGTACCCGCAGAGGGCGGCGATCTCCTCGGCCTCCGCGGCGGCGGGCGCCCGGTTCCCGGCGACCGAGCGCAGCAGGGCGACCGCGTCGGCGGGCTCGAGCATGTCCAGCGGGATGTGCCAGGCCTCGTCGAGCGCGGGCAGCCTGCCGCGGCTGGTGATCAGCACCCGGCAGCCGTCCTCGGCGGGCAGCAGCGGGCGCACCTGCGCCGCGGTGGCGACGTTGTCGAACACCAGCAGCATCCGCCGACCGCGCAGCAGGTCGCGCAGCAGGTTCGAGCGGCCGTCCACATCGGGCGGGACGCGCTCGGAGGCGACGCCGAGCAGGCTGAGCAGCGCGTGCGATGCCTCCAGCGGGTGCACGGGGGTCGCGCCGGGGGTGTGGCCGCGCAGGTCGAGGAACACCGACCCGTCCGGGAAGGAGTCCTCGGCGTCGCGGGCCGCGCTGACGGCCACCGTGGTCTTGCCGACCCCGGCCAGGCCGTGCACCACGCACATCCGGACGAAGTCGCCGTGCAGCACGGAGGACAGCTGGTCGAGCACGTCCGCGCGGCCGACCAGGTGACCGGTGGCGTCCGGCAGCCCGTGCAGCCCGGGCCCGGTCCCCGCTCGCGCGGGCCGGTCCGGTTCGTCGAGCAGGGCGAGCAGGGCGCCACCGGCGTCGAGGGCCGCGTCGCAGGCGGCCGCGATCTCGCGGCTCGCCCTGCCCTTCCCCGTTTCGATCTTGCTGAGGTAGCCGCGGCTGATGAAGGCGGCGTCGGCCAGCGCCGACAGCGACATGCCCTTGGCGTGCCTGCCGCGCCGCAGAGCGGTTCCGAACTCGGTCATGGCTCCTGGTTCTCGATCCGGCGGCTGGTCCCACCCGGGGGCCGGTCGCGGCCGCCCCCGGGTGGTCGCGGTCATCCGAGCAGACCGACGGCCAGCAGCACAATGGTGACGTAGTGGGTGTGCACCGGTCTCCCCCCTCCATTGTCTTGGCGTTGCCGGTAAATCCGACACACCAATGGTCTTCCGGAACGGCGGGGTGGCGACAGGGGTTTCCTGTTTCCTGGGTTTTCCGGTGCCGGGAAACCCCTGGCGCGGTTTCCCGGTCGGAACGTGAAATGGGGTGCGGGAATTCGCGCGCGGCGCCGTACTGGGTACACTCGGGTGCCCGCCGGGGGAGATGGGGGTGAGCGGTGGTGAACGCCGACCGTCGGCTCGAGGTCCTCAACCACGAGCTCAAGCAGGTGCGCAAGGGACTCGGGGTGCACCAGGTGGGGCTACCCGCCTCGGCCGGTCCGGTGCTGCGCGAGCTGGCCGGGGTGCGCGCGGACGACCCGCCCGGCGCGGTGCGCGACAAGCTGATCGCCGCGGTGCGCGCGCTCGTGGAGCGGCTGCCGCAGGGGCGGCGGGCGTTGGCGCGGGCGGTGTTCGGGTTGGACAACCCCACCAACGCCGCCTACACGACCCGGCTGGCCGACTACGGGCAGACCGCGGATCGGGACGTGCGGACCATCCAGCGGCGCGCCGACGAGGTCGTGTACCTGGTCGCGGAACTGGCTTGCGCGCAGGCGACCGGTGACGGCGGCGACCCCGGCGTTCCCTGGCACACCAAGCGGTTGCAGGTGCGGCTGGTGCTGCGCGGCGCCGAGGTGGAGGTCTTCGAGACCCGCCGGATCGTCAGCCACCAGCCCGGGCTGACCGACGTGCGGCACGCCATCTCGGTCGGGCTGGCAGGCCGGGAGGCCGGGCCGGTCGACCTGGCGGCGCTGGGCATCGACGAGATCTCCGGCGGCGAGGTGCGGTCGCCGGTGATGGCCTCCGCCGACCGGGTGGCGTTCACGCTGCGGCCGCCGCACCCGCTGCAGCCCGGCGACGAGCACGACTTCTTCTTCCGGGTGCGCACCGGGGAGATCGCGCCGTTCTACTGCTGCACCCCGGAGTTCGAGTGCGAGCGGTTCACCCTCAACATCCGGTTCGAGCCCAAGCGGCGGCCGAGCGGGGTGTGGTTGATCGACGGCGAGTTCTCCAAGGAGGTCGCCGATCCGACCCCGGCGCGGCGGCCGCTGCGCCTCGACGACACCGGCGAGGTGCGGGCCGAGTTCACCAACCTGCGGCCCGCCCGGTCCTACGGGATCGGCTGGGAACCTGCGCCCTGACCAGCGCACCGTCGCCGAAGACCGCCCGGAGCGCGCGCGTCCACCGCGATCCGGTGGCGGGCACCGGGTTCGGGGGTGGCGACAATCGGCCACAGAGCTCCCGTGAGCGGGTGGCGAGCGGGTCCGCTGGGCCGTACCAGCGCTCGACCTGATCGGCGAAACGACGTGCTGACCCGGAGTCCTCCGTGGCCTCTACAGCGATTGTGTCGGCCTCTAGTGCCAACCGGTGCCGCGAGAGCCCCGCTGCCCTGAAGGCGGAAACGACCTCTTCTGCCCTCTCCCGCGCAGCGTCCACGCTCCCGGTGAGCAACAAGAGGCGAGCGTGCTCCACGGCGGCTGCGGGCCACTCTCCGCGGTGTGTCGGCCCAGGGGCCGCTCGCTGGATCTTAGGAAGCAGTTCCTCCACTAGGTCCCGCGCAAGCCAGTGTTGCCCCCGTAGCCGGAGGGCTCTTACCCGGATCAGGGCCATACGACTGCGTTCGGACTCTGACACCCAGACGGGCTCAACGCCTCTATCGCCAAGAACCACGTTGGCGGCGTTGTGGTCACCAAGCAGGTCGTGGGCGGCCGCGCGTAGGAAGCGAGCGCGGTACTCAGTGACTGGATCTCCGGTTAGTGCCGCAGCGTTGGCCAGAACAGCGTGGGCATCACCAGCGGCGAGTGCCATCCAGGCTGCTGCGAGGTTGTCTCCGGCCGCGACTCGGACTGTGTAAGAGGCGGCGAAGTCTCCGCGCTCTTCAAGGCGGTCGGCTACCGCGCGCAACAGAGCTTCCTTGGTCCGAACAGACAACGTCTGTTCACGCGCAATGTGGACTGCGTGCCTAAGGGTGTCCAGTCCCACCCTTGGGTCCGCCACAGCCCGCTCTAGGACGACAGCGGCACGCTCCACAATCGCT
It includes:
- a CDS encoding ABC transporter substrate-binding protein, which encodes MIALLISAVALLLWAGVIWYGFDRRVFRKRRPGQIRPAPSRRVVITVVLGLLAAPVVAVASSWGYLTCLGGGFDLGISRSDGECVGITDGGYEFSGALSDDFGDDTRGALDRVEAKIAEQNAAIEKPAVTVAFVATFTSDLSGPRLVHQLEGAAAAQQRINRDRPYAVRLVLAHLGTAEKQWKTVLDQVVELRDDQEQPLVAAIGLGLSTSELAEITRTLSEKEIPMVSDVVTATNVGTTRDFRRIAYSNRDQVQALLAKPIPPSESVLLMRYADDTDTYTKSGAEATAQLLNDNDIQHKKLDFGTAIALDPLCPTANGSATVFYAGRSRYLSRLFDELVKDNTCGHITVLSTSDAAILKLAGSDKTAIDSWGIQRVNNLLEPGGRFSIRYTPLSQENSRPQFQDLKAAMNDLDFNPADLSTGWAANAWDALKVVDSWINKVLAEGRKLDATEVLARSRVMHTGQGAQMFDGATGSFCFAENGDRVDSTAPTCDLSARKPLTVVAVP
- a CDS encoding GMC family oxidoreductase, whose protein sequence is MDVIVVGAGSAGSVVARRLVDAGARVTLLEAGDRDTNPAIHDPARAGELWHGPQDWDHHTVPQPHAANRRLHLPRGKVLGGSHALNAMIWVRGAAADYDGWGQPGWAWADVRAVYERIENDLLPVTANEPLHPIQRSIVDAAVQIGIGFNPDYNAGELDGVSVEQITARDGRRINTWIAYGEPILDSPLFTVHTGSIVHRVLFEGTRAVGVLAEVDGELRELRADRVVLSAGALASPTILLRSGVGPAGDLRVLGIDVVADLPGVGENLHDHLLSPVIFATDRREVEPPVSGRSVTQTHLFWRSRPDLALPDTQPIHFSVPMYEPWMSGPPTGFSLMAGMVTPRSRGSLRLSGPGVADEPLIDLAALEHPDDLASLIASVEQCRRLGAAPALAEEWGARELYPSAGTDVEEYVRRTAITYHHQVGTCKMGADPLAVVGPDLAVHGLTGLTVADASVMPTVPTGNTNAPAVMIGERAADLLSR
- a CDS encoding tetratricopeptide repeat protein — translated: MTEFGTALRRGRHAKGMSLSALADAAFISRGYLSKIETGKGRASREIAAACDAALDAGGALLALLDEPDRPARAGTGPGLHGLPDATGHLVGRADVLDQLSSVLHGDFVRMCVVHGLAGVGKTTVAVSAARDAEDSFPDGSVFLDLRGHTPGATPVHPLEASHALLSLLGVASERVPPDVDGRSNLLRDLLRGRRMLLVFDNVATAAQVRPLLPAEDGCRVLITSRGRLPALDEAWHIPLDMLEPADAVALLRSVAGNRAPAAAEAEEIAALCGYLPLAIRIAAARLASGTGARLRDRLADERTRLLALDDGERAVAAAFAVSYAALTDKERALFGLLAVHPGPVLEVPAVEAMAALPIGEAEVLLDRLHDASLITVDDVGHIGVHDLVRAFAARHAKPAEEGQAVAVVRLVDYALAKVIAADKTLEPSRYRPAIDHTPLPPFADPEAALTWLRAQWPTLERVVDLAATRELHTACWQLAFVLRAFFFRDKLYEPWLATHTRALDATDALGDLSATGMILNNLGMAYIDAGRITDAISCHERALAAFTAARNTWGRTDALSSLAWARLYHGEPEVTAHDLEEALAAYRTAGRMRNVAIASRGIALALTMLERYDEALEHAERARAQPDQQPVDVLMALNCLAWIHYNAGRLDEAVRLYREACGLAELAGSAYELARALTGLGNVAAVRGDVAASRAHWGEADRQETRLLPEVLGEEKVRRSLASG